Proteins encoded together in one Carya illinoinensis cultivar Pawnee chromosome 3, C.illinoinensisPawnee_v1, whole genome shotgun sequence window:
- the LOC122304738 gene encoding uncharacterized mitochondrial protein AtMg00810-like → MALIVYVEVLLASDSLQDIELLKKFLDEQFTIKDLGPLKYFLGLEVARSHTGISLCQRKYTLDILQDTSLIGSKPAAFPMESNLKLAIDDSEPYEDPSSYRKLVGKLLYLTITRPDIAHSGQVLSQFLAKPTVNHHKAAIRVLRYLKATPGHGLLFSSSSELQLKAFSDSDWVGCIDTRKSITGFAVFLGNSLISWKSKKQATISRSSAEAEYRALATTTCEIQWLLHALQDLQIDHSQPTLLYTDSKSAMSIATNLVQHERTKHIQIDCHLVREKLQEKLIKLFYIPSQLQLADIFTKPLGSLPFHHTLRKMNIIDIHVHLEGGCWSIASHIDNMELKSKVEKAKIVNEI, encoded by the coding sequence ATGGCATTGATAGTATATGTTGAAGTATTGTTAGCCAGTGATAGTTTACAAGATATTGAACTATTGAAGAAGTTTCTGGATGAACAGTTTACAATCAAAGACTTGGGgccattaaaatattttcttggactAGAGGTAGCAAGATCTCACACTGGGATCTCTCTTTGCCAACGAAAATATACACTAGACATTCTACAAGATACTAGCCTCATTGGTTCCAAACCTGCAGCATTTCCTATGGAATCCAATCTCAAACTGGCTATTGATGATTCAGAACCATATGAAGATCCATCATCTTATAGAAAACTGGTTGGCAAATTGTTATACTTAACAATTACCAGACCAGATATTGCACATTCTGGCCAAGTTTTGAGCCAATTTCTAGCTAAACCGACAGTCAATCATCACAAAGCAGCAATAAGGGTACTTAGATACTTAAAGGCCACACCTGGACATGGTTTactcttctcttcatcttcagaACTTCAGTTGAAAGCCTTCTCAGACAGTGACTGGGTAGGCTGCATTGATACTAGGAAAAGCATAACAGGTTTTGCAGTGTTCTTGGGAAACTCTTTGATCTCATGGAAGTCTAAAAAGCAAGCCACTATTAGTCGATCCTCTGCTGAAGCTGAGTACAGGGCTCTTGCAACTACAACTTGTGAAATACAGTGGTTACTCCATGCACTACAAGACTTACAGATTGACCACTCTCAACCAACCCTCTTATATACAGACAGCAAATCTGCTATGTCCATTGCCACAAACCTAGTACAACatgaaagaaccaaacacatacaaattgattgCCATTTAGTTCGAGAGAAGCTGCAGGAAAAGCTCATCAAGTTGTTCTATATTCCCTCTCAGCTACAATTGGCAGACATTTTCACAAAGCCACTTGGATCATTGCCTTTTCACCATACTCTTCGCAAGATGAACATTATTGACATtcatgttcatcttgagggggggtgttggagtattGCATCACATATTGATAATATGGAGTTAAAATCCAAAGTAGAAAAGGCTAAAATAGTCAATGaaatatag